The following proteins are co-located in the Burkholderiaceae bacterium DAT-1 genome:
- a CDS encoding ribonucleoside-diphosphate reductase subunit alpha translates to MQTMMDTASPAQYTPKVDVAVEAPAGAEYKTIRRNGAVVPFEPMKISVAVTKAFLAVHGASAAQSASVRETVQRITDQVVNALMRRKPEGGAIHIEDIQDQVELALMRSGEHDVARSYVLYRERRTQERLAKGEEATPATTGISIDDNGIKKPLETGKLKALIQSACKGLESVTSADQILGETLKNLYDGVPAEEVRKSAILSARQLIEKEPAYSRVTARLLMHSLRREVLGEEVTHEEMETRYAEYFPTFIKRGIEAGLLNDELAQFDLERMSKALKFERDNQFDYLGLQTLYDRYFLHVHGERIELPQAFYMRVAMGLALREIDREARAIEFYNLLSTFDFMSSTPTLFNSGTHHSQLSSCYLTTIADDLDGIYEGLKENALLSKFAGGLGNDWTPVRALGSHIKGTNGKSQGVVPFLKVVNDTAVAVNQGGKRKGAVCAYLETWHADIEEFLELRKNTGDDRRRTHDMNTANWIPDLFMKRVMEGADWTLFTPSEAPDLHDLYGKAFEEAYVKYEAKADRGEMRVWKRIPALQLWRKMLTMLFETGHPWFTFKDPCNIRSPQQHVGVVHSSNLCTEITLNTNASEIAVCNLGSINLVNHMVEGEDGVFRLDSEKLKRTAKTAMRMLDNVVDINFYPVKKARNANLRHRPVGLGIMGFQDCLHLMRVPYASEGAVQFADESMEAVAYHAYWASTELAEERGKYPSYAGSLWSKGILPQDSIDMLAAERGGYLEVDRSSKLDWTPLRERIARYGMRNSNCLAIAPTATISNIVGVSASIEPNYQNIFVKSNLSGEFTVINEHLVHDLKARGLWDDVMIGDIKYFDGSLARIDRIPQDIKEAYATAFEIDPIWLVEAAARRQKWIDQAQSLNIYMAGASGKRLDELYKHAWLRGLKTTYYLRTLAATSAEKSTGRGGELNAVPVSGGMSAMAAAPVAAAPEMPAAEGAVCMLRPGDDGFAECEACQ, encoded by the coding sequence ATGCAAACAATGATGGACACCGCGAGCCCGGCTCAGTACACCCCCAAGGTGGACGTGGCTGTTGAAGCCCCGGCAGGCGCCGAATACAAAACCATTCGCCGTAACGGTGCAGTTGTGCCGTTCGAGCCCATGAAGATTTCGGTCGCCGTGACCAAGGCTTTCCTCGCAGTGCACGGTGCCTCTGCCGCGCAATCCGCGTCGGTACGTGAAACCGTGCAGCGCATCACTGATCAGGTTGTGAACGCACTCATGCGTCGCAAACCCGAAGGTGGTGCCATCCACATTGAAGACATTCAGGATCAGGTGGAACTGGCCTTGATGCGTTCCGGCGAGCACGATGTGGCACGTTCCTACGTGCTGTATCGCGAGCGTCGTACCCAGGAGCGGCTTGCTAAGGGAGAGGAAGCCACTCCGGCCACCACCGGCATCAGCATTGACGACAATGGCATCAAAAAGCCATTAGAAACCGGCAAGCTGAAGGCTTTGATCCAGTCTGCCTGCAAGGGTCTGGAAAGCGTGACCAGCGCTGACCAGATCCTCGGCGAAACCCTCAAGAATCTGTACGATGGTGTACCGGCTGAAGAAGTACGCAAGTCCGCCATCCTGTCTGCCCGTCAGCTGATTGAGAAGGAACCCGCTTATTCGCGCGTAACTGCTCGCTTGCTGATGCATAGCCTCCGTCGCGAAGTGCTCGGTGAAGAAGTGACCCATGAGGAGATGGAGACACGCTACGCCGAGTACTTCCCGACCTTTATCAAGCGCGGCATTGAAGCCGGACTGCTCAACGACGAACTGGCTCAGTTCGACCTCGAGCGCATGTCCAAGGCACTGAAGTTCGAACGCGATAACCAGTTCGATTACCTCGGCCTGCAAACCCTGTACGACCGCTATTTCCTGCACGTGCACGGCGAGCGCATCGAACTGCCACAGGCATTCTACATGCGCGTGGCCATGGGCCTGGCCCTGCGCGAAATCGACCGCGAAGCACGCGCCATCGAGTTCTACAATCTGCTGTCGACCTTCGACTTCATGTCGTCGACCCCGACCCTGTTCAACTCCGGTACGCATCACAGCCAGCTGTCCAGCTGCTACCTGACCACCATCGCCGATGACCTGGATGGCATCTACGAAGGTCTGAAGGAAAATGCCCTGCTGTCCAAGTTTGCTGGCGGTCTGGGTAACGACTGGACACCTGTCCGTGCACTGGGTTCGCATATCAAGGGTACCAATGGCAAGTCGCAAGGCGTGGTGCCGTTCCTGAAGGTGGTGAACGACACCGCCGTGGCCGTGAATCAGGGTGGCAAGCGCAAGGGCGCTGTCTGTGCCTACCTGGAAACCTGGCACGCCGATATCGAGGAATTCCTCGAACTGCGCAAAAACACCGGTGATGATCGCCGTCGTACCCACGACATGAACACCGCCAACTGGATTCCGGACTTGTTCATGAAGCGCGTGATGGAAGGCGCTGACTGGACCCTGTTTACTCCGTCCGAAGCACCGGATCTGCACGATCTGTACGGCAAGGCCTTCGAAGAAGCCTATGTGAAGTACGAAGCCAAGGCTGACCGTGGCGAAATGCGTGTGTGGAAGCGCATCCCTGCCCTGCAACTGTGGCGCAAGATGCTGACCATGCTGTTCGAAACCGGCCATCCATGGTTCACCTTCAAGGACCCGTGCAATATCCGCAGCCCGCAGCAGCACGTAGGCGTGGTGCACTCGTCCAACCTGTGTACCGAAATCACGCTGAACACCAACGCCAGCGAAATCGCCGTGTGTAACCTGGGTTCCATCAATCTGGTGAACCACATGGTTGAAGGCGAAGACGGTGTCTTCCGTCTGGACAGCGAGAAGCTGAAGCGCACCGCCAAGACCGCGATGCGTATGCTGGACAACGTGGTGGATATCAACTTCTACCCGGTGAAGAAGGCACGCAACGCCAATCTGCGCCACCGTCCAGTTGGTCTGGGCATCATGGGCTTCCAGGATTGCCTGCACCTGATGCGCGTACCGTACGCCAGCGAAGGCGCTGTGCAGTTCGCCGACGAATCGATGGAAGCCGTGGCTTACCACGCTTACTGGGCATCGACCGAGCTGGCCGAAGAGCGCGGCAAGTACCCGAGCTACGCCGGCAGCCTGTGGAGCAAGGGCATTCTGCCGCAAGACAGTATCGACATGCTGGCCGCCGAGCGCGGTGGGTATCTGGAGGTGGACCGCAGCAGCAAGCTGGACTGGACCCCGCTGCGCGAACGGATCGCCCGCTACGGTATGCGTAACTCCAACTGTCTGGCCATTGCACCGACCGCAACGATCTCCAATATCGTTGGCGTATCGGCCTCGATCGAGCCGAACTACCAGAACATCTTCGTGAAATCGAACCTCTCGGGCGAATTCACGGTGATCAACGAACATCTGGTGCACGACCTGAAGGCTCGCGGCCTGTGGGACGACGTGATGATCGGCGACATCAAGTACTTTGATGGTTCGCTGGCCCGCATCGACCGCATCCCGCAAGACATCAAGGAAGCCTACGCCACCGCCTTCGAGATCGACCCGATCTGGCTGGTGGAAGCAGCAGCCCGCCGTCAGAAGTGGATCGATCAGGCACAAAGTCTGAACATCTACATGGCTGGCGCAAGCGGCAAGCGTCTGGACGAGCTGTACAAGCATGCCTGGTTGCGTGGCCTGAAGACCACCTACTACCTCCGCACGCTGGCAGCCACCAGCGCCGAGAAGTCCACAGGCCGTGGCGGCGAACTGAACGCCGTGCCCGTCAGCGGCGGCATGAGCGCCATGGCAGCCGCCCCGGTGGCCGCTGCGCCGGAAATGCCGGCAGCTGAAGGTGCCGTGTGCATGCTGCGTCCGGGTGATGATGGCTTTGCTGAGTGCGAGGCTTGTCAGTAA